The stretch of DNA CTAAATTCTTTCATACTAACTGGAGGTggtaatttttcaattacatccaccttTGATTTGTCAAGTTCAATTGCATTTTTGGAAATTGTGTGTCCTAAGACAATTCTCTCATTAACCATAAAGTGGCATTTCTCTcagttaaggacaagatttgtCTCCTCACATCTCTTAAGTACCTTAGCCAAGTTACTCAAACAAACATCGTAAGTAttcccaaaaatagaaaaatcatccattaataccttaacaaaatattttaccatatcagtaaatattgtCATCATGTATCGTTGAAATGTTgtaggtgcattgcataaaccaaaaggcattcaccTAAAAGAAAACGTACAGTATGGACTAGTAAAATTCATTTCGTGTTGGTCTTtaggggctacaactatttgttTATATCCCGAATATCCatctaagaaataataaaattcattacATGTCAGTCGGTCCAACATCTGATCCATAATAGGCAACAAAAAATGATCCATTCGAGTTACTTTGTTCAATTTTATGTAGTctatacagattctccaacccaTGACCGTTTTTGTCAGGGTTAACTTGTTACGTTCATTATTAAAAATCACGATTCTACATTTCTTTGGTACCAAAAAAAGGTGGAATCATGATTGTTAATAATGATTGGGTTGAGTCTCCTTTGCCCATCGATTCTAGCTCGTTTTCCCTCCTATAAAATAATATTGTGCATACAAAAGGATAGGCTTATTCCTCGAATATcaactatggtccaaccaatcGTCTTTTTAAACTTCTTTAAGACTTTGATCAGGTACTCCTCTTAGTGTTCTGTTAGTTATGTTGAAACAATTATAGGAAAAGTAGAACAATTACCCAAATAAACGTAATTTAAATGGGAAGAACGTACCTTTAGTTCAAGTGTATTCCCAAGATTCCAAATTTAATGGTTCAAACCGTGCTGGTTGAAGATAGTCCCTCGAATTGGCTTCTATCAAAGCCATATTTTCATTACCTAGTTCATCTTCTAATGGCTTAGACCAAAATATTTTTTCCAATGGACATTCTACAAGATTGTTCTCCTATTccatagaaactaaggtttctaaTTCCTCCATCATTGAACATTCTTCTAATGGATCAGGGAATTTCATagctttcaaaacattaaatgttacctaatCGTCTTGAACTttcatggtgagttcacctttttGCACGTCTATTAATGTTCTTCctgtggctaggaaaggtctcccaatATTATCAACAATTTgttatctacttcaaaatctaagacaatgaaattagtaggaaaaataaacttatctacacgtaccaaaacatcctcgaccTTTCCTTTTGGGAATGCCAAAGATCGATTTGCCAGTTGAAGTGTCACATTCGTGGatcttacttcacctattcccaatatcttgaaaatagactttgGCATGAAGTTAATGCTCACTCTAAGATCGCATAAAACTTTACCATAGTAAGATTCTCTAATATTAcaaggtatagtaaagcttccagTGTCCTTCATTTTTGGAGGTAGCTTGTTCTGTAGGAACGAACTGCACTCATTCGTTAAAGCTACAGTCTCAAAATCACTAAACCTCTTCTTCTGGACAGAATGTCCTCCATGAACTTTAAATAGTTAGGCAATTGCTCTAAGGCCTCCACCAACAGGAtattgatgtgaagttgctttagaacatccaaaagcttcttgaattgcacctcttgTTTCTGCTTATGTTGCTAGAGTCTTTGAGGATGTTGAGGTGATGGAACTTTGGCTTGGACTGGACAACTTTTCTAAGTAGATAAATTTGCATCTAATGAAGGTGTTAGCTTATCCTAGTTCATTAGTTTAGATTTTACCTCATCAGAATTTTTAAGTTTTGGCTCTTCTGGTGCAGGGATTTCAGCTATTCATTGAATTTCCTCCTTCTCAATAGGTTCATCTTCAAtcatagcttccttgggttccAAAGTCATACCACTTCGTAAAGCAACTACTTTCAATTTTCCTTACCCAAATTCCTTGGATTTTTTGTATCACTCGACAAGGCTTTTAACGGTCTATTACGAAGCTTcttagctaactgacccatttagttctccaaatttttcagtgttgttGCTTAGTTTTGGATGGTTCAGCTTGTAGTTGTTTCTCAACTTGTTGATTGAACCCTTGAGGTTGACTTGGTCTATGCTGTATGTAAGTGTTttttggtccatttccttggttactccaagaaaattttggatggTTTTGCCATGAAGGTTTATAGAAGTTGGACTGTGGTCCTTGTCCACTTTTATTTTGCTGTTAATTTCCTACATTATTAACAGACTCGGGATTTGATAGACAATTCTTGAAAGAATGACCATCCTCATAATATACACAGGAAATAACATCGAATTGACTCGGTGGCTGAATTGCAACATGATTAAAACTGCTAGTAGTAAACTATTTCATCATTGAAGAGATAGAAGATAACTGAGCTAATAGTGAAGTAAGGGAATCTACTTCATGCATTCTAACTACTCGTCTTTCTGAAGATGCTCAATTTGTCAATCGCTAGTAGTTGTTATTGGTTATTCTCTAATTGATCTTGTAAGCCTCGTTATAAGACTTCGACAAAAGAGCACCAttcgcagaagcatctaccacCAACCATTGAGACTGTTACAAAATTTCTCCAACTAGATGAAATGTGGAAGCTCATAGTTGGGGCAtctacgaagtaactccttgaatctttCTCATGCCTCGTATAGGGACTCATCATCCATATATTGAGAAGTGGTGGTCTCATTTCGCAACAAAGCATTTTTTCTAGGTGGGAAAGACATTACCAAAAAACATTCGGCTAATTcttataaatttgaaattgaatgtggtGACAACGAATTAAGCCATGCTTGTGCTCGATCTCGCAACAAGTACAGAAACAACTTCAATCTCAATGCGTCTTCAGTTACACCGACTATCTTAAAGGAACTGCTCACTTCCATAAATAGACAAAAGTGAAGGTGTGGATCTACTataggcattccactaaattggtCCATTGTTTaaagcatttgaaacattacagGCTTCAATTCAAATTGCGTTGCCTCAACCTCCAGTCTCCTAATtccaaaatttaactcattaaaaaaTGGCATAGCATATTGCCTTATAGCTCGATCCCTATCATTAGCAATAAGGATTGGATTACTAGCAGTAACAACTCCATTTCCTTGAACATCGTTTTGATTTTCGAGGTCCATTTCTGTGGCTTGTCTTTGGGCTAATCTTTCACATCTTCTTTTTCTAAAATGTCTTCTCGATTTTAGGGTCTACAAGAGTAAATCAatgattcgatctatgctcataaacactagaaaataaatcacaaaaaataaataataaagaataaaaaattaattaaataaaaataaaaataaataaaccaaattgcaataaataatttcacaaataatgattAAATCAACAGTCCCCGttaacggtgccaaaaacttgtaacacgTATGTTTGTGCATGTGTATacagttgttatcaagtaataagtaagtaaaagagttatcgtctctACAGGGActgtatatattaattaatattttgcaaaattaaagttttacaaattcATGAGAAAAACACGACAATTTCGTGTTacttatgtaaaaataaataactatatGCAAAATTATCCTAAATGCAAATTAACCTAGGTGTGATGAATAATTCAAATGTATTAGATGGGTTTAGCAACAAAGTCGCAAGctttaacaacaataacatgaataggctagagTAAACAACATTTGACTTGGTCCATTTTCATCATGTTCACAATGTTCCAGAAAAttttccatggcaactcgatctttcattaaCTTTAAAACTGTTATTAAGttatttcaaaatcttttacttagaaaaacatgcatactaccatgatcatatttaactaagggtttcttagagtTTATCTGAAGTAATAGGGACGGGTTAGGTTTGaaacactttaatcacataaatctaaaaattatgcaATGTAATAGAGCTATCTcgagttattatgaacctttacTTTAATCGAggtaggatctaaattaagcatgcacctttCAATTGTTGCGTACATTAATCGCCATCTGGCTAGAATTGATcgactaattctaatgcatttaatcacattataatgaaataaatacatgCATGATTTTAATTAAAAGCATGATCGATTGAGACACAAAACATCATGAacataaatcaaatgaacttcatcaaattaatataatcattctagataaaaaaattaagttatcatcgttaacaaaaagaaaacaaagcaaaTTGCAAACATgttgaaaaataataaagattaaggaagaagaaactctGAATAATTTCGACAATCTTCTGGAAATTGATCGCGGCGGCTTCCTTTAGTCCTTATAATTGCTCCTTTGTGAATGCTCCTCAAGGTGGCTAGCCAAGAGAGAATTTTCTCAAGGAATTGGTAGCTAAATGGAAGGGGAAAATGAATGGTTTATACGTGAGAGGGAGAGGAAAGGAGATGAGAGAAAATATGATAGAATGTGAAGTGAGCGATGCTGGATGTTATGAAAGGGAAGGCCAATTTAAACTTGAAGGGATGCTTAGaggtttgctaaaaatagccgaACCATCCCTTAAATATCTCTTTCACTTGCCCGGGCATGAAATGTGGAGAGAGAGGTTGAtggttgcttgattcatgctTGATTTCATACATGAATCAAGCAAGGGTTGGATGATTTCTTGGGTGTTTGTTAggcacttttttttaattttttttacaagtgTAAGGACCTCTAAATAAATTTTCCAAACTCTAATTTTGGGCTGCTCATATGCCCTTTCCAAATTAGGCTTCTTTCCCCCTTACTTGGACGGTTTTGTGACCCAAATAATTGCCAGACTTGCTCTTCAATTTAATTAACTTTGGTTTGATCAAAGTCACCTTCTCTtgacccaatttttttttatctttttcatccAACAAAGGTGAAATAGAGCTCATGTCCatgtataattaataaataagctTCTCAACTTTATTAGTTCCATGGTCCCACtacaaaaattaaacaaagtaaattattatataacatgaaataattatattatgcaaaaatttaatacataaaagcataaaattgtATACTTTTTAAGTAGAATGGTGTCATAGACAACTataaaaatctatataatttagagtttataATACTATCAAAGGTTTGTTGAAGGTTTTTCTTTGATAACAGCCCCATTGACTAAGCTATTAAGGAAGGATACTTTATTTTAGTGGGAAAAAGAGTAGTAGGACAACTTTAAGAAACTAAAatctttgttgactgaagctcccaTTCTAATTCAACCAGAATTTGGTAAAGATTATGTTGTGTGCAGTGATGCTTCACGTGTTGGGCttggatgtgttttaatgcaggctggtaaggtagtagcttatgcctctagacagtaTAGGCCACATGAAAGtaattatcctactcatgatttagagttggcggCTGTTTTTTTTCACTCCTAAAATCTAGAGACACtgcttgtatggtgaaaagtataTTATTTACACGGCTGTTGTTGTCCTACTCATGATTGAATTATTAAAAGACTATTATTTCACTATAGAGTATCACCCTATGAAAACTAATCTAGTGGCACACACTTTGACTAGAAGGGAAACGTCTGACTTGAGGGctatgtttgctcgtttgagtctatTTGATGATGGGGGTGTCTTGGCTGAGTTATAAGTAAAGCCTATTTAGGTTTAGCAAATCAGAGATAAGCAGATTATGGATGAATCTTTAGCACCTCAATTTAAACAGGTTGAGGATGGGTCGACTAAGGACTTCAAGATTAATTTTGATGGTATTTTGTGTTTTAGAGGCAGGTACTATGTACTGAGTGATCAGAGTTTAAAGCAATCTATACTACAGGAAGCATATAGCAGCCATTATACTATGCATCATGGTAGTACTAAGATGTACTGTGACTTAAGggaaatgtattggtggtcggatATTAAATGTGAGGTAATTGAGTTGGTGTCGAAATGTTTGACTTGCCAACAAGGCTGAGCTTCAGTTTGCATTTGAGTTACTACAACTAAATCATATTCCGCAGTGGAAGTTGGAGAGGGTGACTAttgactttgttagtgggttgcctttaacacctactaagaaagattctATCTGGGTCAtagtggatagattgactaagaaCGTTCATTTTATTCTGGTTTGTACTGATTATTCTCTTCAGCAGCTAGCTAAGCTTTATATTTCCAAGATAgtgagattgcacggtgtgccaATATCAATTATTTCAGATTGAGATCCCCGctttacatctcgattctagaagaaattacaCAAGGCTTTGGGTACTCTGTTAGACTTCGAAACGACTTTTCATTTGCAGTCTGATGGTTAGTGAGAGagaatcattaaaattttagaagatatgctaatgagttgtgtgatagattttcagggtagttgggaggagCATCTACCGATGGTAGAGTTCACCTATAATAGCAGTTTCCAGTCTAATATCCAAATGGCATCTTACGAGGCTCTTTATGGTCGTAAGTGCCACTTGCCTTTCTGTTGTACTGAGTTGGGTGAGAAAAAGTTATTCGACCCAGAATTGGTTTCGAAGACTGAagataaattttggttaattcaagacatattaatGGTAACTTCGAATAGACAAAATTCGCATATTGATTTAAAACACATGGACATAGAATTCAGTGTAGGGGATTGggtttttcttaaggtttctccatGGAACAAGGTTTTAAGATTTTGCTAGAAAACcaagttgagccctagatttattggaCCTTATCGGTTGCTTAAGAGGGTTGGTCCTATTGCATATCAACTTGAATTGTTTACTGAGTTGGATCACATTCACGATATGTTCCATGTTTCGATGTTGAGACAGTATTGATTTGACCCCCACATGTTGTTTAAGttaaggagatcgaggttagaccaaatttatcatttaagGAGAAGCCTATCCGAATTTTAGACCATGAGGTTAAGGATTTGAGGAGGAAGCAAATTCCTTTGGTTAAAGTTATTTGGAGGAATCATGGCTTTGAATAGGATACTTGAGAGCCAAAAGACTCAATTTAGCTTCATTATTCTCACCTATTTGATTCAgataaattttgaggccgaaatttctttaagggggaaAGTTATAACATCCAAAACTTTTTCTTTCAAAGATGAGTAAGTGACCCAGTGGTTAAAAAAAATGAGAAGTCAATGCAAAAGATCAAGGTCTTGAGTGTGAATTCTTTCCCTTGCAAAATAgcttaacttaaaaaaatttctccTTCCCTCTACTTTTGTGCCGCCCATACCTtataacctaggtataaatatcaCTTTTTCATTAACTTTTCATCCTTTAGTCATTATTTTTCCAACCCTAGCCCCCTCATCcttttcctctcttctcttcctcttcaatttttcttctcttttccctCACTGTGCCGCTGCCCAAAACCCTTTTTTGTCACCCATATTTTCATCATTAGCAGTGGATTTTTGCACCATTTTCCTTCTCTTCATTGCTATAGTTTTCCATTAATTTTCCAAccttaaatatgatatttttatcacTTGAAAGAATACCTCTATAGTTGCCACAAGGTTCAACATTGTCGACCCTTAGATATGTCTCAAGTAAGTGTCTTATTCTTCcatttttcttcttaattttttagaataaaaattcACCATTCTAGATTTGGAATTTTGGTGTTGGTTACTAATGTAAATGGTCATTTTTCAGCCTTTAAAACACTCCACTTGAGTTGACCAAAGCTGTCCCCAAAATTGTCGCTATTAGTGGTGGTTGTCGCCCAAAAATCTTCCTTTTTGTGACTATCGATTTGAGTTTTATTTAGTAAAGTATGTTGTTGTTCCAgcctagatttttttttttactttcaagccTAAAATATTCCCTTATCAACctttaaacaaatatttttggTGTTCCTCAAAATTGTCTCTTCGTAGCCAATTTTGGTGATGTGTCGCTCCTAAATCTACCATTAGGGGCTGccgatttttattatttttaccacTTATTTTCAGCAAGGTTTTAATCTAATAAACCACTTtctaatcagcctttaatcatgtatgatttatgaaaattcaaTCTTAATTGTTCGACAACTAGATCTAACGAATTGGGAAGCGTAAGTACGATTGTTCGTAGGTTATTGGGTAGTATCGGTTCGGTTGTTAAGGGTTTTTTGGCTGGATAAATTGGGGTTAATTATTGGTGTTTTagctatatatttttattattttattgtgttAGGCACTAATTTAAACACCCCAGACCAGCAATGAAGTTGTTAGTCGCTCAGGCGCACACTATAGGAATTTAAGGTTTTAGaggcatttttagtggcgtttggacgaAAAATCCCGTAAATATTATACATTAATGGCGCTAATGGAAAAACATCGGAATAGGTAAAGTAGcggcgtttatgagaaaaacgccacaaaaggtcaagcattagtggcgtttatgagaaaaatgccgcaaaaagtCAAGCATTAACGGCGCTATgagaaaaacgccacaaaaggtcAAGCATTAACAGGGCTATGAGAAAAATGCCACaaagtatcattttattttaaatgaaacgGTGACTTTTTGCTCTACTCAGTTTTATCCCAACTCATATCCCCGAAATCCCCTATCTTTTCCCTAAAAATTTTCCCCAAATCCCTAAATTTATTCCCCAAATCAAAATCTCCAAATCTTTCCCCGACCATCTGCTGCATCACCATCGACTATCTCCTTAGCTGCATCGCTGTCGACTGTCCCCTATGCTACATCTCCATTGACTGTTCCCTCTGCTGTATCACCATCAAAACTCTTTTGCTGCAACAAATCGGTAAGTTTTTTCCATTTGTTTCgcgagaaaaattttaaaaaaagtcgagcattttatttcattttgtatatTAGGCTTTTAGAAAATTCAGGGTCAAAGGATAACAATTTTAGGAGGTATTTTCACTACACAGAATGTTCGGATCAATTACGTTATACTTGTTTGGAGACTTCATGTATTTTGGGATTTCTAacgtgtttaattttcaaaaagttacgATGGAGACAATTTGTTACTTGTATGCCTAAGTTTAGCTTTGTGCttgaaattttaatgctttatatGTCACTTAACTGGATGATTTTTGCCTGCATGATGTACTAAGCCATAAATATTCCTCCTTTTCTTTTGCAGATCTTGTTCTAAAAGACAAAATATTTGTATATGATTCGGTGAATCAACGGATCAGATGGACCAACTATGACTGTAAGTGTCAAAATGAACTTTCGTATTATACATTAGAATAGATTTATCCAATAATCTCAAGTTCAACAACCTCCTAAATCCTGTAAAACGACTTTTCCACTATCATGTTGTTAAAAGGACATATTCAATAGGTGCGGCAGATGTTAAAATTACAGGTTTCAGGGTTTACTATGATTGATTGTAGTGTAAATTACATTCATACATGTTCTTTTTTTacagtaaatttattttatactaGCCTTCTTGCATTTGTTACTTTAAgacctctatttttttttcttttaattttgtgtcAATTTGTTTTACTCCTAAGTAATTAATAGAGGATaagtctttttatcaaattttatacaattaaactATGctttatatgtaacaccccaaatttgacccaaacattatggccaaatctggagaTGTCACGAAAAAGGGTTTTGAAAACTGAGTCGTTACAATAAATCATTCTAGTTTTATAACTCATATTCGTTTATATCTATTATCGAaagtgttatttaattaatttatttgtcaaCACGTAATTTACAACGAAAGTCATAGAAAACGTTATTTTTGGAAATCccattcatatttttgaaaaacctttgttttagtaaaaaaccaCGTTTTTAAATATCAGTcgcaaataaaatgttaaaacaaaaatccaaaacccaaaattaaaccaAACAGTTCGTAGAGTCCAATTATTACAAAAATCCCTGAAAAAgccttaaattaaataaaaatcaaaatcttaaacaattaCGAACTCATGGTCACCGTAAGGCTCCGtcacaccgatccacctaagttcgtggattacctgaatagaacagacaaacagatgtgagttttcgttaactcagtgtgtaacccaatagaaaTAGGCATGCTATTCAAACAAATATCACATACATAGTCAGATTCAGATTCAGATTCGAACTTAAGTCCTTTACAGATATGGATAACAGGATCAGATATGCATAACAAATATACAAAATCCTATccccatcctttacacaccaactccgaccatcccatcacactatgtggggttaaaaacacccacccatccttacacaccatattgtgtcattacgacacatataagataatatgcagccaagctgccagaatataggcgaaggttgccatacagatcacttcctccacatattcAATTCTCATCCCAAACATATATACAGACTACATATACAGAAATATCATGATTTCATGCTCATATTCGgataacatataaatatatttaacatattagTCAGGCATGCATAACAGTGTCCTACTCAAAGCAAACTATCAGAATACCAGATCACataatttagggtttggttagccatTACCGACCTTACGATAGGCCCACAATCGACCGGAGCGACCCTAAGGAAATTTTCAGAATTATGggcccatatgcccgtgtgggcccacaag from Gossypium hirsutum isolate 1008001.06 chromosome D04, Gossypium_hirsutum_v2.1, whole genome shotgun sequence encodes:
- the LOC107898126 gene encoding uncharacterized protein; protein product: MDESLAPQFKQVEDGSTKDFKINFDGILCFRGRYYVLSDQSLKQSILQEAYSSHYTMHHGSTKMYCDLREMYWWSDIKCEWKLERVTIDFVSGLPLTPTKKDSIWVIVDRLTKNVHFILIEIPALHLDSRRNYTRLWGSWEEHLPMVEFTYNSSFQSNIQMASYEALYGRKCHLPFCCTELGEKKLFDPELVSKTEDKFWLIQDILMVTSNRQNSHIDLKHMDIEFSVGDWVFLKVSPWNKVLRFC